In the Kineococcus mangrovi genome, one interval contains:
- a CDS encoding flagellar brake protein, giving the protein MARRTPAGAELTRPAPAHWPGLNERVWVEVQMPDAFGGEVVRIPTRIEDAHEGSLVVAAPSFRGDLHVVAPGLAVAVCWAGRRGQSRQEFLLAEVVRRRVPAWDLAPCSDVVVEQRRRYARVPASGGVHLTCVHGDPLAAETDPDDPLEEPAVQARLLDLSEGGSALSVPVGTWVRLGRLVRLSFDLEGFGVDQEGQVVRTLDSLETDRLEVVVAFAEPVAAADRLRRYVMQTQIRQRRGGDR; this is encoded by the coding sequence ATGGCCCGACGCACCCCGGCAGGGGCCGAGCTGACCCGCCCGGCCCCTGCGCACTGGCCCGGTCTGAACGAGCGGGTGTGGGTCGAGGTGCAGATGCCGGACGCCTTCGGCGGGGAGGTCGTGCGCATCCCCACCCGCATCGAGGACGCGCACGAGGGCAGCCTCGTCGTGGCCGCCCCCAGCTTCCGCGGTGACCTGCACGTAGTCGCCCCCGGGCTGGCGGTGGCGGTGTGCTGGGCCGGCCGGCGCGGTCAGTCCCGCCAGGAGTTCCTGCTCGCCGAGGTCGTCCGGCGCCGCGTCCCGGCCTGGGACCTGGCCCCGTGCAGCGACGTCGTGGTCGAGCAGCGACGCCGGTACGCCCGGGTCCCGGCCTCCGGGGGCGTGCACCTCACCTGCGTCCACGGCGACCCGCTGGCCGCCGAGACCGATCCGGACGACCCGCTCGAGGAGCCGGCCGTGCAGGCCCGGCTCCTCGACCTGTCCGAGGGCGGCTCGGCCCTGTCCGTGCCCGTGGGCACCTGGGTGCGGCTGGGCCGGCTGGTGCGGCTCTCCTTCGACCTCGAGGGCTTCGGGGTGGACCAGGAGGGCCAGGTCGTGCGGACGCTGGACTCCCTGGAGACCGACCGGTTGGAGGTCGTGGTGGCCTTCGCCGAACCCGTCGCCGCCGCCGACCGGCTGCGCCGGTACGTCATGCAGACCCAGATCAGGCAACGTCGAGGAGGAGACCGATGA